Proteins from a single region of Mytilus trossulus isolate FHL-02 chromosome 2, PNRI_Mtr1.1.1.hap1, whole genome shotgun sequence:
- the LOC134705390 gene encoding von Willebrand factor A domain-containing protein 2-like, with protein sequence MLILILFIIGAVGSAIKDTSLSINPREAKSFLTRTRRSADDCTDEVWCEANRKYCTQHFEEGREDYCPLRSTHCGDGTTCYLSQPCYNPHHPIETGCTEDLCMSFPCENGGNCSVVNATHISYTCACVPGYNQSTDCATDYDECASNPCLHGGSCGNHFNQFTCDCTNRFEGIICEKDCRPGPADIVFIVDTSSSLKGDVNRSIAFLREFVDKLPIGVDDFQIAVITFGREPYVLFDLDDYTNKADIIRALDLIEGREEGTLTVPALQKAVEISMSSSSGSRLSSAYHYIMLLYDGLSSDPNDVSTFVQTSSIPIVTVGIGHSVLHNELLTVSGDAEHVSSPSHFNDLYNRFLREIIHTDCNDCTLHTEADVIILLDINNNQTNENLNSRQTYGTRALIEAIVNYNSDVNISMYSYTEEPDIVFHFTNDKDAMIAKALHIGKDVSSTSTNTTHAMLHISESGFYPFHGGRSSAKKFVVLISDGNWMNTDAIKMEIIKMKQSSIEVYAIFAGEDSNMDNLIYIMDDPGHVYYVHDENYADTTSLNVFASLTSYYTCDNDIFTNRQ encoded by the exons ATGCTGATTCTTATCTTGTTTATAATCGGTGCAGTTG GAAGCGCAATAAAGGACACGAGTCTATCAATTAATCCAAGAGAAGCCAAATCCTTTTTAACCAGAACAAGACGAAGTGCCGACGATTGCACAGACGAAGTTTGGTGTGAAGCAAACAGAAAATATTGCAcg CAACACTTTGAGGAAGGTCGTGAAGATTATTGTCCACTGCGTTCTACGCATTGTGGGGACGGAACAACTTGTTACCTATCTCAACCTTGCTACAATCCACATCATCCTATAGAAACGGGTTGTACAG AAGATCTTTGTATGTCATTTCCTTGTGAAAATGGTGGAAACTGCAGTGTTGTTAATGCAACCCATATATCGTATACGTGTGCATGTGTTCCTGGATATAACCAGTCAACAGACTGTGCTACTG ATTATGATGAATGTGCATCAAACCCATGTTTACACGGTGGTTCATGTGGTAATCATTTTAACCAATTTACATGTGATTGTACCAACCGTTTTGAGGGAATTATATGTGAAAAGG ACTGTAGACCTGGTCCTGCCGATATAGTGTTTATTGTTGACACATCAAGCAGTTTAAAGGGGGACGTAAATCGGTCCATTGCCTTCCTACGTGAGTTCGTAGACAAACTTCCAATTGGTGTTGATGACTTTCAAATTGCAGTAATTACCTTCGGAAGAGAACCTTATGTTTTGTTCGACTTAGATGACTATACGAATAAAGCGGATATTATTCGTGCCCTAGACTTAATTGAAGGGAGAGAAGAGGGGACACTAACTGTTCCAGCTTTGCAGAAGGCAGTCGAG ATATCGATGAGTTCTTCATCAGGGTCTCGTTTATCTTCTGCCTACCATTACATAATGTTGTTGTATGACGGACTCTCTTCTGATCCGAATGATGTATCAACGTTTGTACAGACATCCAGTATACCTATAGTAACGGTCGGAATTGGGCACTCTGTTCTTCATAATGAGCTATTAACTGTTTCCGGAGATGCCGAACATGTGTCAAGTCCTTCTCATTTTAACGACCTCTACAATAGATTTCTAAGGGAGATAATCCATACAGATTGTAACG ATTGCACCCTACATACAGAAGCTGACGTTATTATTTTACTTGATATTAATAATAATCAAACCAATGAGAACTTAAACTCAAGACAAACATATGGCACTCGTGCTCTGATTGAAGCCATTGTTAATTATAACAGTGATGTAAACATAAGTATGTATTCCTACACAGAGGAACCagatattgtatttcatttcaCAAACGACAAAGATGCCATGATAGCCAAAGCCCTCCATATAGGGAAGGATGTGTCATCAACCTCAACAAATACTACTCATGCCATGTTACACATCAGCGAAAGTGGGTTTTATCCTTTCCATGGCGGGAGATCTTCTGCGAAGAAATTTGTTGTACTGATTTCCGATGGTAACTGGATGAACACTGATGCCATTAAAAtggaaataatcaaaatgaaacaaagttcaatCGAGGTATATGCAATTTTCGCAGGTGAAGATAGTAACATGGATAATCTTATTTACATTATGGATGATCCGGGCCACGTTTATTATGTGCATGATGAAAACTATGCAGACACAACAAGCTTAAACGTGTTTGCATCTCTTACATCTTACTATACCTGTGACAATGATATATTTACTAATCGCCagtaa
- the LOC134707953 gene encoding uncharacterized protein LOC134707953 isoform X1: MNHLLEQKRQQVPYGDVWNKPFIYLGLTYCNAHLNKSFSKNLILALHILSDKLQNNLYVGDPLFDIYQGTSEVLMKSNGDVRSIVDEGQRRAVEKLNEYVINIEEGKKHVQCLGELDHQDKETIQTVLACHLFAPLLSDGKAFVDHTNGNFKVTSQEATNGDNDISRSRTESSVLEVNCPFCKQTSIKADNTNFGCEDLWHGTADIVIEGNNGSFREIVKIITEDVEEDEDGPESKRSKLMEEDNLEDIKPEIDNSVTTDLLETNIYVQVISQTILNSFLTVKLNKDCRNCFIPSFFVSSKNLYINFYNVEKDILLVQDQPMTIFDKNGHVDYWAILSVWMALNFEKFPCKFHGDDSKKSGFQNWLQKHGVLQKYKSDITSKLTSTKKPRHETSNSIVNPMRVAELFLKLIQDENIENK, translated from the exons ATGAATCACTTACTTGAACAGAAACGCCAACAAGTCCCTTATGGGGATGTGTGGAATAAGCCTTTTATTTATCTTGGACTAACTTATTGCAATGCTCATTTAAATAAATCCTTTTCGAAAAACCTAATTTTAGCATTGCACATTCTGTCTGATAAACTTCAAAATAACCTCTATGTCGGAGACCCATTATTTGACATTTATCAAGGAACATCAGAAGTACTAATGAAATCAAATGGAGATGTTAGATCTATTGTAGATGAAGGTCAAAGAAGAGCAGTAGAAAAACTAAATGAATATGTCATCAACATAGAGGAGG gtaaaaaacatgtacaatgtcTTGGTGAATTGGATCATCAAGATAAAGAAACTATTCAAACAGTTTTAGCATGTCATCTTTTTGCTCCTCTGTTATCTGATGGTAAAGCATTTGTTGATCATACAAATGGGAACTTCAAGGTCACTTCTCAGGAAGCTACTAATGGTGATAATGATATTTCCAGATCTAGGACAGAAAGCAGTGTATTAGAGGTTAATTGTCCATTCTGTAAACAGACTAGCATAAAAGCAGACAACACTAATTTTg GATGTGAAGATTTGTGGCATGGAACAGCAGACATTGTCATTGAAGGAAATAATGGTTCTTTTCGGGAAATagttaaaattataactgaagaTGTTGAAGAAGATGAAGATGGACCAGAATCAAAAAGATCAAAATTGATGGAAGAAGATAATCTTGAAGACATAAAACCTGAAATTGACAATTCAGTGACCACTGACCTTCTTGAGactaatatatatgtacaagtaATAAGTCAgacaattttaaattcatttttgacAGTGAAACTGAACAAAGACTGTAGAAATTGTTTTATCCCATCTTTTTTTGTATCTTcaaaaaatctgtatataaatttttataacgTTGAAAAAGATATACTACTTGTTCAGGATCAACCAATGACAATCTTTGATAAAAATGGGCATGTAGACTATTGGGCAATTCTATCTGTGTGGATGgctcttaattttgaaaaatttccaTGCAAGTTTCATGGAGATGATTCTAAAAAGTCTGGTTTCCAAAATTGGCTGCAAAAACATGGTgttcttcaaaaatataaaagtgatATAACGAGTAAATTAACTTCTACAAAGAAGCCAAGACATGAAACAAGTAATAGCATTGTGAATCCTATGAGAGTTGCTGAACTTTTCTTGAAATTAATTCAggatgaaaatattgaaaacaagtga
- the LOC134707953 gene encoding uncharacterized protein LOC134707953 isoform X2, whose amino-acid sequence MEKECIDLITTCNYCKKHVQCLGELDHQDKETIQTVLACHLFAPLLSDGKAFVDHTNGNFKVTSQEATNGDNDISRSRTESSVLEVNCPFCKQTSIKADNTNFGCEDLWHGTADIVIEGNNGSFREIVKIITEDVEEDEDGPESKRSKLMEEDNLEDIKPEIDNSVTTDLLETNIYVQVISQTILNSFLTVKLNKDCRNCFIPSFFVSSKNLYINFYNVEKDILLVQDQPMTIFDKNGHVDYWAILSVWMALNFEKFPCKFHGDDSKKSGFQNWLQKHGVLQKYKSDITSKLTSTKKPRHETSNSIVNPMRVAELFLKLIQDENIENK is encoded by the exons ATGGAGAAGGAATGTATAGACCTCATAACGACATGTAACTATT gtaaaaaacatgtacaatgtcTTGGTGAATTGGATCATCAAGATAAAGAAACTATTCAAACAGTTTTAGCATGTCATCTTTTTGCTCCTCTGTTATCTGATGGTAAAGCATTTGTTGATCATACAAATGGGAACTTCAAGGTCACTTCTCAGGAAGCTACTAATGGTGATAATGATATTTCCAGATCTAGGACAGAAAGCAGTGTATTAGAGGTTAATTGTCCATTCTGTAAACAGACTAGCATAAAAGCAGACAACACTAATTTTg GATGTGAAGATTTGTGGCATGGAACAGCAGACATTGTCATTGAAGGAAATAATGGTTCTTTTCGGGAAATagttaaaattataactgaagaTGTTGAAGAAGATGAAGATGGACCAGAATCAAAAAGATCAAAATTGATGGAAGAAGATAATCTTGAAGACATAAAACCTGAAATTGACAATTCAGTGACCACTGACCTTCTTGAGactaatatatatgtacaagtaATAAGTCAgacaattttaaattcatttttgacAGTGAAACTGAACAAAGACTGTAGAAATTGTTTTATCCCATCTTTTTTTGTATCTTcaaaaaatctgtatataaatttttataacgTTGAAAAAGATATACTACTTGTTCAGGATCAACCAATGACAATCTTTGATAAAAATGGGCATGTAGACTATTGGGCAATTCTATCTGTGTGGATGgctcttaattttgaaaaatttccaTGCAAGTTTCATGGAGATGATTCTAAAAAGTCTGGTTTCCAAAATTGGCTGCAAAAACATGGTgttcttcaaaaatataaaagtgatATAACGAGTAAATTAACTTCTACAAAGAAGCCAAGACATGAAACAAGTAATAGCATTGTGAATCCTATGAGAGTTGCTGAACTTTTCTTGAAATTAATTCAggatgaaaatattgaaaacaagtga